A single region of the Oreochromis niloticus isolate F11D_XX linkage group LG19, O_niloticus_UMD_NMBU, whole genome shotgun sequence genome encodes:
- the LOC100708527 gene encoding claudin-20, producing MASTGMQIFGFVLALLGIMGAMVATLLPNWKVSADVGSNIITAISQMQGLWMDCTWYSTGMFSCTLKYSVLSLPAYLQTARTTMVLCCVLAAMGLCLASLGLKCTRWGGGRRSKRHAAIASGGCFVAAGFLCLVPASWFTNEVITNFLDSSVPESNKFEPGGAVYVAFVSAGFLFVGGSIFCMSCSGKRHGPQDLVLLPPPDKLLLQQQQQQLLQQQQELQHQYCSLSPLDNKTGYSLQDYV from the coding sequence ATGGCATCCACGGGCATGCAAATATTTGGATTCGTCCTGGCTCTGCTGGGCATCATGGGCGCCATGGTGGCCACTTTGCTGCCTAACTGGAAGGTCAGCGCAGATGTGGGCTCCAACATCATCACAGCCATCTCCCAGATGCAGGGACTGTGGATGGACTGCACATGGTACAGCACAGGCATGTTTAGTTGCACACTTAAGTATTCAGTGCTTTCACTACCCGCGTACTTGCAGACTGCTCGCACCACTATGGTGCTGTGCTGCGTACTGGCAGCCATGGGCCTTTGCCTCGCCTCCCTGGGACTAAAATGCACGCGCTGGGGAGGTGGACGGCGCTCCAAGCGACACGCCGCCATCGCCAGCGGCGGCTGCTTCGTCGCTGCAGGCTTTTTGTGTCTGGTGCCTGCGTCTTGGTTTACCAACGAGGTCATCACCAACTTCCTGGATTCCAGCGTTCCCGAGAGCAATAAGTTTGAGCCTGGAGGTGCCGTGTACGTTGCCTTTGTTTCCGCAGGTTTCCTCTTTGTGGGGGGGTCCATTTTCTGTATGTCCTGCTCGGGAAAGAGACACGGACCCCAGGATCTGGTCCTGCTGCCCCCCCCTGACAAATTGCTtctccagcagcagcaacaacagctgctccagcagcagcaggagctccaGCACCAGTACTGCTCTCTCTCCCCATTAGACAATAAGACGGGCTACAGCCTGCAGGACTACGTGTAA